Genomic window (Candidatus Obscuribacterales bacterium):
AGGGAGCTGGGTGGATGTTGATGAGCTTGATTTCACGACACCTAACACGACGGGGTTATCCGGGGCAAGGGATGGTAATGCGGCTGAAAACCAGGCTAATCTTAATGGGCTGATCTCCAGCCTTGAAATTGCGCCGGGAGAGACTTTCTGGATTCGCTGGACTGATTTTGCAGTTCCCGGTGCCAACGATGGCCTGGCCGTAGACGACTTTTCACTGACACCACTGTTTGAGGTTCCTCTAGTCAGTGATATCCAGATCACCGAGTTTATGTATGCAGGTGGTGTTGGTGAGTTCATTGAGTTTACCAATGTGGGCACGGCTCCTGTCGATATGACAGGCTGGAGCTATAGCGATAGTGCTCGTCTGCCCGGCTCTTTCTCGCTGGACGGGTTTGGCTTAGTGCAGCCCGGTGAGTCGGTGATTCTCACCCAGGCCAGTGAAGCAGATTTCCGAACAGCTTGGGGCCTGGATTCATCCTTCAAGGTGATTGGTGGGCTCGATCTGCAAACTCTCCAGCGTAATGATGAAATTAACCTATACGATGCTGAAGGGAATCTAAGCGATCGCCTCTCCTACGGGGATCAAGACTTTCCCGGCACCATTCGCCCGCAAGATGTGAGCGGCTGGACAACCCTAGACAATCTAGATGCTACCGAAATTAATGATGGTTGGCAGCTGTCTGATATCGACGACGAACAAAACTCCCGGGAGGGAGGGGGTGCTATTGGCAGCCCCGGTGTTTTCAACGCTGGTCAACCGGGCATTGTATTGATTGAGTCGGCAGCCCAGACAGAGGTGGAAGAGGGTGGTACGACAGATACCTATGCGATCGCTCTCCGTAGCCAGCCTAGCGCTGAGGTTGTGATTACCATTAATCCTGATGGCCAAACCAGCACCGATGTCACCACGCTGATCTTTACGCCGGATAACTGGAATGTGCCACAGACGGTGATCGTCACGGCGATCGATGATGATTTATTTGAAGAAAATCACACGAGTACTATTACTCATACGGTCACCAGTGATGATGATACCTATGACGGCATTAGCGTTCGCCCTGTAACTGTTGACATCACAGACAACGACAGCCCACCGCCTCTTGTAAATGGGTTGCCCGCGACTATCTATATCAACAGTCGGGGACTTGTTGTCGGTCCTGCCTATCAAATGGGCGAACTCTATTCTGGAGAGCTATTCAGCAACTCTGACGGAACGGGGAACCCAGACGATACCATAGCTGGAACGGATGGAGATGACAGCATCTGGGGCGGCATAGAGGGCAGCGATATCATTGATGCCGGTGAAGGTAACAATACCATTGGTTTTGGCAACGGCGATTCTTGGGTTCGAGCGGGTGACGGTGACGATTTCGCCTATGCGACTGGTAATGGCGGTGGTGATAATATCATTGACCTAGGGTTGGGTACTAACAGTTTCTGGGCAGCAGGTGGTAATAACACGATTACGGCTAGAGGTCGTAATACCATCGGTATTGGCACTGGTAATGATACGGTTACCATAGGGGCCGGCGACGACTTTATCTACAGTGTCAATGGTGGCGGTGGCACGAATGTTTTAAGACTTGGCAGTGGTGCCAATGAAGTCTGGCTAGAAGGCGGAGACTATACGATCATCACCGGACGAGACAATGACGTCATCGGTCTTGGTACAGGGACGGATAACGTTAATGCTGGTGATGGAGACAACATCATCTACATGGTCAATCCAGAGCTTCCTGCGGGCAATAAAACCATCCAAACCGGAGATGGAGATGACTATATCGCTACTGGATCTGGTGATGATCTATTGAATGGCGGCACTGGCAACAATATCTTACTGGGTGGTGTTGGAGCTGATACGTTTGTGGTCAGCAGCGGAGCCTACAACTACATCGGTGATTTTGAATTGGGTGTTGATCAAATCCAGCTCATTGACTTAGAGTTTGAGCAACTCAATTTTGCTCAGGGACAAGGGGATACAGCACTAGATACCTTCATTGCTGTTGATGGTGTCGTGTTGGTTCAGGTTGCCAATCTTGAAGCAAGTCAGCTTGGCACGAGCGTGAACTTTGTCTAGACAAGATAGCGGCTTATGGTGGTGCCTATTGCCAATGGTTTTGGCTTCTTGTCTATTGACTACCCTGTGGGCGATC
Coding sequences:
- a CDS encoding lamin tail domain-containing protein; the protein is MVTINLTDTTYEQGFNDLSVFGLTGSALPTGWSSLETGSSGNTTYSISNGSFSTGNTYLFGAGSGANNDPERALGGLRSATVIPTFGASFTNTTDSTITGFDISYVGELWRLGTPGREDRLDFQYSLDASSLDTGSWVDVDELDFTTPNTTGLSGARDGNAAENQANLNGLISSLEIAPGETFWIRWTDFAVPGANDGLAVDDFSLTPLFEVPLVSDIQITEFMYAGGVGEFIEFTNVGTAPVDMTGWSYSDSARLPGSFSLDGFGLVQPGESVILTQASEADFRTAWGLDSSFKVIGGLDLQTLQRNDEINLYDAEGNLSDRLSYGDQDFPGTIRPQDVSGWTTLDNLDATEINDGWQLSDIDDEQNSREGGGAIGSPGVFNAGQPGIVLIESAAQTEVEEGGTTDTYAIALRSQPSAEVVITINPDGQTSTDVTTLIFTPDNWNVPQTVIVTAIDDDLFEENHTSTITHTVTSDDDTYDGISVRPVTVDITDNDSPPPLVNGLPATIYINSRGLVVGPAYQMGELYSGELFSNSDGTGNPDDTIAGTDGDDSIWGGIEGSDIIDAGEGNNTIGFGNGDSWVRAGDGDDFAYATGNGGGDNIIDLGLGTNSFWAAGGNNTITARGRNTIGIGTGNDTVTIGAGDDFIYSVNGGGGTNVLRLGSGANEVWLEGGDYTIITGRDNDVIGLGTGTDNVNAGDGDNIIYMVNPELPAGNKTIQTGDGDDYIATGSGDDLLNGGTGNNILLGGVGADTFVVSSGAYNYIGDFELGVDQIQLIDLEFEQLNFAQGQGDTALDTFIAVDGVVLVQVANLEASQLGTSVNFV